One window of the Acaryochloris sp. CCMEE 5410 genome contains the following:
- a CDS encoding leishmanolysin-related zinc metalloendopeptidase, protein MLKLSERIIEEPEFLITKKLIKVIENLIGSKIPLNEIDEINSGVIDLVSGIVEATNIDKNNIVQEIYILNSPDKLYRLTTNKDVALNAITYSVIDNTYLLNRTHEIWIENFRDFNRFFLESALCRQYIYCIYNRKIGKIKYLKLLCKHPSKRNRYNSLEHRRKSQNKSQHIPLSIDIRFLGRFSENQKAAFQSAALRWSEIIKGDLSTERLDGEDINGIVIYAVGSILDGKGKQLAQSVPLRLRRNSLLPLTGLMEFDLHDLEIYEQSGHLINLIIHEIGHVLGFGSLWSLKHLIQGAGTAYPIYTGGNAMREYASLLNLNHDIPVPVENEGGIGIQDGHWKDSVFGNEIMSGFISDYPNPISRVTIAAFEDLGYSVNYALADPFTLPNLDNQEKVNSNRLHYNLCRCKKCRIKL, encoded by the coding sequence ATGCTGAAGCTGTCAGAAAGAATAATCGAGGAGCCAGAATTTCTTATAACAAAAAAATTAATTAAGGTTATTGAGAATCTTATTGGCTCTAAGATTCCTCTAAACGAAATTGATGAGATTAATTCTGGCGTTATTGATTTAGTTAGTGGAATAGTTGAAGCCACAAATATCGATAAAAACAATATTGTACAAGAAATATATATTCTCAATTCACCTGATAAGTTATACCGTCTAACTACAAATAAAGATGTTGCACTAAATGCAATAACTTATAGTGTTATTGATAATACTTACTTGTTGAATAGAACTCATGAGATATGGATTGAAAATTTTAGAGATTTTAATAGATTTTTCCTTGAGTCAGCTCTATGTCGTCAATATATATATTGTATATATAATCGGAAAATCGGAAAAATTAAGTACTTAAAATTATTATGTAAGCATCCTTCCAAGAGGAATAGATATAATTCACTAGAACATAGAAGAAAATCGCAAAATAAGTCTCAACATATACCGCTATCTATAGATATTCGATTTTTAGGGCGATTTTCTGAAAATCAAAAAGCAGCATTTCAATCTGCCGCATTGAGATGGAGTGAAATTATTAAAGGTGATTTATCTACAGAGCGTTTAGATGGTGAAGATATAAATGGAATTGTAATTTATGCAGTAGGATCCATCCTAGATGGCAAAGGAAAACAGCTCGCTCAATCAGTTCCATTACGCTTACGAAGAAATTCATTATTACCATTAACTGGTTTGATGGAATTTGATTTACATGATTTGGAAATATATGAGCAGAGTGGGCATCTTATAAATCTTATAATCCATGAGATTGGTCATGTATTAGGCTTCGGTAGTCTTTGGTCACTGAAGCATCTAATTCAAGGTGCTGGTACAGCTTATCCAATATATACAGGGGGCAATGCAATGAGAGAGTATGCTAGTTTACTTAACCTCAATCATGACATCCCAGTACCAGTTGAAAATGAAGGAGGTATTGGTATTCAAGATGGCCACTGGAAGGATTCTGTATTTGGGAATGAAATCATGTCGGGCTTTATTAGTGACTATCCAAATCCTATAAGCCGAGTTACCATAGCTGCATTTGAAGATTTAGGCTACTCAGTTAACTATGCCCTAGCTGATCCATTCACTTTGCCTAATCTAGATAATCAAGAAAAAGTTAATTCCAATAGATTGCATTATAATCTATGTCGCTGTAAGAAATGTCGGATTAAATTATGA
- a CDS encoding S-layer family protein has product MVNNICKQYFQLSSTLLILSGVIFTTNIKETKAEAIPDRSLGIEASIVIPNQNINGRPANLIQGGAVRNAATVFHSFEKFSISENQSIYFDNPSTIKTIVSRVTGNSPSDINGTLGLWNSIARTLGNADLFFINSRGISFGPKAAIDLNGSFLASTATSINFGDDYQFSTVNPTAPPLLTINLPTGLQIFSPKSTISSQATFNIFPLPTFGLNVMPGKTLALVGGDILIQGGSVGAPEGRIELGGVLNGEVGLQPDFRGWKLDYSQIQNYRDIFVDTQSIVAANGVGGGEVRLQGRNIVIDDNSRIFATVNFGSEPGSSIEIDAAKILKISNGSGIFTSTLADGDAGDILIKADKVSLQNDAAIATDSTLINLGFFQIRANGNSGNIYINAPESVEIINNSQISTTTNTPGDAGLITINTGRLIASESSLFPAINSVADIGSEGDAGDINLFATQFIQIDNSSVFTVTAGLGDAGDITINTPELLLVNGGRLEASTFGSGKGGDISAFVSDQINISGNTPNADQPSGIFSIVEVGAFGSGGQLLLHTGQLSIEKGGQVSTSTAGPGVAGKIDIRALQGVSLAHPGSGVFANTTATGQGGTISFFTPNFLIEKGAVVNASTSGNGRGGSIFAQANRFTARQGGQLLSTASGQGPAGDITLQVRDNITLTGSNSGLFASTTPDSTGAAGNIVIDPIQVLIADGAVVSANSLGTGEGGDIQLRARNLTLDQGQITAEAAVAPAGDIQLNIDNFLLLRNGSLISTTAGGDATGGNIDINAQLVTAFPSENSDITANALNGPGGNITITTQGVFGLEVRDALTNSSDITAFSQTNPQLNGIVEIITPEVDPSENLSEQPETVEKLTEIARGCKTQTASSSFISKGRGGLPQNPATALSSEAIWQDLRVQEIQPTEQPVSQTTPKSTSQASVSDPSQWVEAKTWQRLPNGKVKLVGNSISQNMVHPAPSC; this is encoded by the coding sequence ATGGTAAACAATATTTGTAAGCAATATTTCCAACTGAGCAGTACTCTACTTATCCTTAGCGGGGTTATTTTTACAACTAATATCAAAGAAACCAAGGCCGAAGCTATTCCAGATCGTTCCTTAGGCATAGAAGCTTCGATTGTTATACCTAATCAGAATATAAATGGCCGACCAGCAAACTTGATCCAAGGCGGTGCAGTTCGCAATGCTGCTACGGTTTTTCATAGCTTTGAAAAATTTAGTATATCTGAGAACCAATCCATATATTTTGACAATCCCTCAACGATCAAGACTATTGTCAGTAGAGTTACTGGTAATAGTCCATCTGATATCAATGGAACGTTAGGGCTGTGGAATAGTATAGCGAGAACTTTGGGTAATGCTGATCTGTTTTTCATCAACTCTCGTGGAATTTCATTTGGTCCCAAAGCAGCTATAGATCTCAACGGTTCATTCCTCGCTTCTACTGCAACATCAATAAATTTTGGAGATGACTATCAATTCAGTACAGTTAATCCTACTGCTCCTCCTTTATTGACAATCAATTTACCGACGGGGTTACAGATTTTTTCCCCTAAATCTACTATTTCTAGTCAAGCTACTTTCAATATCTTCCCCTTGCCAACCTTTGGATTAAATGTCATGCCTGGAAAGACGTTGGCATTGGTTGGTGGCGATATCCTTATTCAAGGAGGGAGTGTAGGAGCACCAGAAGGTCGCATTGAACTGGGTGGTGTGTTGAATGGAGAGGTGGGTTTACAACCTGACTTCAGAGGATGGAAGCTGGACTACTCTCAAATCCAAAACTATAGAGATATCTTTGTAGACACGCAATCAATAGTGGCTGCTAATGGAGTTGGAGGTGGCGAGGTTCGTTTGCAGGGTAGAAATATTGTTATTGACGATAATTCAAGGATTTTTGCGACGGTAAATTTTGGATCAGAACCAGGGAGCAGCATAGAAATTGATGCTGCCAAAATTTTAAAGATTAGCAATGGAAGCGGTATTTTTACCTCTACTTTGGCAGATGGTGATGCAGGAGATATTTTGATCAAGGCTGACAAAGTGTCTTTACAGAATGATGCAGCTATTGCTACAGATTCTACTTTAATTAATCTTGGTTTTTTTCAAATACGAGCTAATGGGAATAGCGGTAATATTTATATTAATGCACCAGAATCAGTTGAAATTATCAATAATAGTCAAATCTCAACAACAACGAATACTCCTGGTGACGCTGGTCTAATCACTATTAATACAGGCAGGCTGATTGCCAGTGAGTCTTCATTATTTCCTGCAATAAACTCTGTAGCAGATATTGGTAGTGAGGGCGATGCAGGTGATATTAACCTGTTTGCAACTCAGTTTATTCAAATAGACAATAGCTCTGTTTTTACTGTTACTGCTGGTCTTGGAGATGCTGGAGATATAACAATCAATACACCAGAGCTTCTTTTGGTAAATGGAGGCAGACTTGAGGCTTCAACATTCGGTTCGGGAAAGGGAGGGGACATTTCTGCTTTCGTCTCTGATCAGATTAATATTTCAGGAAATACTCCAAATGCAGACCAACCTAGTGGCATCTTCTCCATAGTTGAGGTGGGAGCATTTGGTTCAGGTGGTCAACTTCTCTTACATACAGGCCAATTAAGCATTGAAAAAGGTGGCCAAGTTTCAACCTCTACTGCGGGTCCAGGAGTTGCTGGCAAGATCGATATTAGGGCATTACAAGGTGTTAGCTTAGCTCATCCTGGAAGTGGGGTGTTTGCAAACACGACTGCTACCGGACAAGGGGGAACAATTTCATTTTTTACCCCAAATTTTCTGATTGAGAAGGGGGCTGTCGTCAATGCCAGTACTTCTGGAAATGGTCGAGGGGGTAGCATTTTTGCCCAAGCCAATCGTTTCACGGCTCGTCAAGGTGGCCAGCTTCTATCTACTGCATCTGGTCAGGGGCCAGCAGGAGACATCACTTTACAAGTGCGCGACAACATCACCTTAACTGGGTCCAATAGTGGTTTGTTTGCTAGTACTACACCAGATTCGACTGGGGCTGCGGGCAATATTGTTATCGATCCGATACAAGTGTTGATCGCTGATGGTGCAGTGGTATCAGCGAATAGCCTGGGAACGGGAGAAGGGGGAGATATTCAATTGCGGGCGCGCAATTTAACCCTAGACCAGGGACAGATTACGGCTGAAGCGGCAGTGGCCCCAGCAGGGGATATTCAGTTGAATATTGACAATTTTTTACTGTTACGAAATGGCAGTTTGATTTCGACGACTGCTGGAGGGGATGCTACGGGGGGCAATATCGATATCAATGCTCAACTCGTTACTGCTTTTCCATCAGAGAATAGTGATATTACAGCGAATGCTCTTAATGGTCCCGGTGGCAATATCACCATTACGACTCAAGGTGTTTTTGGCCTTGAGGTCCGAGACGCCCTTACGAATTCCAGTGATATTACGGCGTTTTCTCAAACTAACCCCCAACTCAACGGCATAGTTGAAATTATCACTCCTGAGGTGGACCCTAGCGAAAATCTGTCTGAACAACCCGAAACTGTTGAAAAACTGACTGAGATTGCTAGGGGGTGTAAAACCCAAACGGCTAGCAGTAGTTTTATTAGTAAGGGGCGAGGTGGTTTGCCCCAAAATCCAGCAACTGCCTTGAGTAGCGAGGCTATCTGGCAAGATCTACGTGTTCAGGAAATCCAGCCCACTGAGCAACCCGTCAGTCAAACTACGCCCAAATCAACATCACAGGCATCTGTTTCTGATCCATCCCAATGGGTGGAAGCTAAAACTTGGCAAAGGTTACCTAATGGGAAAGTGAAGCTTGTGGGCAATTCAATCAGTCAAAACATGGTGCATCCTGCACCCTCTTGCTAG
- a CDS encoding SPOR domain-containing protein: MPSALPTQPLGTLLQQAGLVSAAQVNLALQEQTINQHRLGDLLCEHGWLHKPTAHFFAEQWPTLYQDPDPLPLGQYLRQAHLLTDPHIDYLLEQQNLTQLKFGVLAIANGWIKLKTLNFFLTHLYHQDTPQPLQSESDQAINFDTPEYWQHLREYLLENELANPYSLLQIYEQILNHYDIPFTGDLEQTALLNLGLVTLRNNRLIIAHPLFRSVFNAEWIQRERNRLHPYDKIRLQFLNLSKAGAYPYRLLEAILTWTNNHSVLNQKVAHLVRTGSFVEAGEESAVVEQLVQNQIIHNWRSGFATKHLSSLEEQILQNPNCDSIDLLTYYQVVWHQLQAQSTQAEEETELLRLGLLTQDGQHIKVANQIYRLVFNQTWLEQQISHILNPLDNENSVSTIPEEEPLRSEAPSVVQHSAGSTSRSWKLIGILLLGGLGISSAIWVLSRYRQPQTELAPSPEQDVQIPVSQPSTSPQSPAPSAQTEEQPSASPKATSAPTNTTPQNAAGSVVLVAENSRVPVFSVGVTDSDIQTALGPPTLKSPGYWPNSYGLLYKNLQPYQTDFGFILDADTQRLRQTEAAFAQSAGLNTLRLALQGMLKDRPPSEVMEQLTLIYQRQVQEYEFQVNGLKGIIQRNDKDRIYIGVWEADFH, from the coding sequence ATGCCTTCAGCTCTTCCCACTCAGCCTCTTGGAACCTTACTCCAACAAGCTGGATTAGTCTCAGCCGCTCAAGTCAATCTTGCCCTCCAAGAACAAACCATTAATCAACATCGTCTCGGCGACCTCCTCTGCGAACATGGCTGGCTCCACAAACCAACAGCCCACTTCTTCGCCGAACAATGGCCCACCCTCTATCAGGATCCTGATCCGCTACCCCTCGGGCAATATCTCCGCCAAGCCCACCTCCTTACCGACCCCCACATTGACTACCTTCTAGAACAACAAAACCTAACCCAGCTTAAGTTTGGTGTCTTAGCCATAGCCAATGGTTGGATCAAACTCAAAACCCTTAACTTCTTCCTAACCCATCTCTATCACCAGGACACCCCCCAACCCCTACAATCCGAAAGCGATCAGGCCATCAACTTCGATACCCCAGAGTATTGGCAGCATTTGCGGGAGTATCTATTAGAAAATGAACTTGCCAACCCCTACTCCCTCCTCCAGATTTACGAACAAATTCTTAACCATTACGACATTCCCTTCACCGGAGACCTAGAACAAACAGCACTGCTTAACCTGGGCCTGGTCACCCTTCGCAATAACCGCCTTATCATTGCCCATCCCCTGTTTCGGTCTGTTTTTAACGCCGAGTGGATTCAGAGAGAACGCAACAGACTCCATCCCTACGACAAAATTAGACTGCAATTTCTCAATCTCAGTAAAGCAGGGGCCTATCCCTATCGATTGTTAGAAGCCATCCTCACCTGGACCAACAATCACTCTGTCCTCAACCAAAAAGTCGCCCACCTCGTCCGCACCGGTTCCTTTGTTGAGGCTGGTGAGGAATCCGCTGTTGTAGAACAGCTTGTCCAAAATCAAATTATTCATAATTGGCGATCTGGATTTGCCACCAAACATCTCAGCAGCCTCGAAGAACAAATTCTCCAGAATCCCAACTGTGATTCCATTGACCTATTGACCTACTATCAAGTCGTTTGGCATCAGTTACAAGCCCAATCGACCCAAGCAGAAGAAGAAACCGAATTGTTACGTTTAGGGTTACTCACCCAGGACGGCCAACACATTAAAGTGGCCAACCAAATCTATCGATTGGTATTTAACCAGACTTGGCTAGAGCAACAGATCTCCCACATCCTTAATCCCCTAGACAACGAGAATTCTGTCTCAACAATCCCTGAAGAGGAACCTCTGCGTTCTGAAGCTCCTTCAGTCGTTCAACACTCTGCAGGATCAACCAGTCGATCTTGGAAACTCATCGGTATCCTTCTCCTCGGTGGATTAGGCATCAGTAGCGCTATCTGGGTACTTTCCAGGTATCGCCAACCCCAAACTGAGCTAGCTCCATCGCCAGAACAAGACGTACAGATCCCAGTTAGCCAACCCTCCACATCCCCTCAATCTCCTGCACCCTCAGCCCAGACTGAGGAGCAACCATCTGCCTCGCCTAAAGCAACCTCGGCTCCAACCAACACAACACCCCAAAATGCGGCTGGTAGCGTTGTGTTGGTTGCTGAGAATAGCCGCGTACCGGTTTTTAGCGTCGGGGTAACTGATTCAGATATCCAGACTGCCTTAGGTCCTCCAACTTTGAAAAGTCCAGGTTACTGGCCGAATAGTTATGGACTGTTGTACAAAAACCTCCAGCCTTATCAAACGGACTTTGGTTTCATATTGGATGCAGATACCCAACGATTACGACAAACGGAAGCCGCCTTTGCCCAATCAGCCGGACTCAACACTCTCCGATTGGCCTTACAAGGCATGCTCAAAGACCGTCCCCCATCAGAAGTGATGGAGCAACTAACTTTGATCTACCAAAGACAGGTCCAGGAATACGAGTTTCAAGTTAATGGGCTAAAGGGAATTATTCAGCGCAATGATAAAGATCGGATCTATATCGGGGTGTGGGAAGCCGATTTTCATTAG
- a CDS encoding glycosyltransferase family 2 protein — translation MTATKPHLPDLPKSLQKSALSPNLFIRRIRLTLFSMVGIFLATGLGVGLWFIRENRVTAIFKQVELLFANPPLWLAVPVAAGNYLAVPSVLLLVAVLIVMQVSSSPRPWSRLIVGTSLLLLIVQYVVWRLFWTLNLSDTFNSIFSIGLLTLEIITIVTNVIQLILVSRSTNRLGEADINEMAVLDGDYLPTVDVMIPTYDEPSFILKRTIIGCQAMDYPRKTVYLLDDTRRPEIKALATELGCEYIIRPDNLHAKAGNLNHALNFTSGELLTVFDADFVPTKNFLRRTVGFFQNDSIALLQTHQSFFNPDPVARNIGLENILPQEVEIFSRYYQPLRDGVETALCYGSSFVARRSALAEAGGFATGTLSEDYFTGVRLSAKGKRVIFLGESLSAGLSAENMSAHITQRLRWARGTLQAFFIEANPLRIRGLKLIQRLAHLDGLLQWFTSVSRVGFLLMPLAYAFFGVIPWRATTQEMLYFFMPYYLVQLFTFSWLNQRSRSALISDIYAVSQCFPVALTVLQTLFNPFSKGFKVTPKGVSSDRYTFNWKLASPLVVLFIFTAVSLWRNLGMCMVKGAWSTTVEPEVALQIKGIELGWLWSSYNLIVLGVALLILLDAPKPDLYEWFDLRRTVRLTLGDLKLWGITTMISEGGAEIALTQAGLPRHYFGESVQVEIQEENLCLQAVITQIQQREDDYPIVQLKFAEVTTPQYRRLVEMLFCRPGQWKSPQAPGELQSLYLLVKSFFTPRILFDRQRKINPVEVAKT, via the coding sequence ATGACCGCTACGAAGCCACACCTCCCCGATCTGCCCAAAAGTCTGCAGAAATCTGCACTATCACCCAATTTATTTATTCGACGAATTCGGCTCACCCTATTCTCCATGGTGGGAATTTTTCTAGCCACTGGACTGGGGGTGGGCCTATGGTTTATCCGAGAAAATCGAGTCACGGCCATTTTTAAGCAGGTGGAACTGCTGTTTGCCAATCCACCTCTCTGGCTAGCGGTCCCCGTCGCCGCAGGAAATTATTTGGCTGTGCCATCGGTTCTCTTGCTGGTGGCTGTCCTGATTGTTATGCAGGTATCGTCTTCGCCGCGACCGTGGTCTCGTTTGATCGTGGGAACATCCCTGCTGCTGCTGATTGTGCAGTATGTGGTGTGGCGGTTGTTCTGGACCCTCAATCTCTCAGATACCTTCAACAGCATTTTTAGTATTGGTCTACTGACCTTAGAGATCATTACCATCGTCACCAATGTTATTCAGCTTATTCTGGTGTCTCGTTCGACCAATCGGCTGGGGGAAGCGGACATCAATGAAATGGCTGTCCTCGATGGAGACTATCTGCCCACGGTCGATGTGATGATTCCGACCTATGACGAGCCCAGCTTTATTTTGAAGCGCACCATTATTGGCTGTCAGGCGATGGATTATCCTCGTAAAACCGTTTACCTGCTGGATGATACGCGGCGACCTGAAATCAAAGCTTTAGCGACCGAACTAGGGTGTGAGTATATTATCCGTCCCGATAATCTCCATGCCAAAGCTGGTAATTTGAATCATGCCCTGAATTTCACGTCCGGGGAATTGCTCACGGTCTTTGATGCAGACTTTGTACCGACCAAAAACTTTCTCCGACGCACCGTGGGTTTCTTTCAGAACGACAGTATTGCCCTACTGCAAACCCACCAAAGCTTTTTTAATCCCGATCCCGTTGCCCGCAATATTGGCTTAGAGAATATTTTGCCCCAAGAAGTTGAGATTTTCTCTCGCTATTACCAGCCCCTACGGGATGGGGTGGAAACTGCCCTATGCTATGGCAGCTCCTTTGTGGCTCGCCGTAGCGCTTTAGCCGAGGCGGGCGGCTTTGCCACAGGGACCCTGAGTGAAGACTACTTTACGGGGGTTCGTCTCTCCGCGAAAGGCAAGCGAGTGATCTTCTTAGGGGAAAGTCTGAGCGCAGGATTATCCGCAGAGAATATGTCGGCCCATATTACTCAACGACTTCGCTGGGCGAGGGGCACCTTACAAGCCTTCTTTATCGAAGCCAACCCCCTCAGAATTAGGGGGCTGAAGTTGATTCAGCGCCTTGCCCATTTAGACGGCTTACTGCAGTGGTTTACCAGTGTGTCTAGGGTGGGGTTTCTGCTGATGCCCCTGGCCTATGCCTTCTTTGGCGTTATTCCTTGGCGGGCGACCACTCAAGAAATGCTGTATTTCTTTATGCCCTACTATTTGGTGCAGCTGTTCACCTTCTCTTGGCTAAATCAGCGCAGTCGCTCTGCCCTCATCTCCGATATTTATGCGGTATCCCAATGCTTTCCGGTGGCGCTCACGGTTTTACAGACTCTATTTAATCCCTTTTCCAAAGGCTTTAAGGTGACTCCCAAAGGAGTCTCTAGTGATCGCTACACCTTCAACTGGAAATTGGCCTCTCCGTTAGTGGTGCTGTTTATCTTCACGGCGGTTAGCCTCTGGCGTAATCTCGGCATGTGCATGGTGAAGGGAGCCTGGTCAACCACCGTTGAACCAGAAGTGGCCCTACAAATTAAAGGGATCGAACTGGGCTGGCTCTGGAGTTCTTACAATCTGATTGTGTTAGGGGTGGCCCTACTAATTTTGCTGGATGCTCCTAAGCCCGATCTTTACGAGTGGTTCGATTTACGACGTACGGTTCGACTCACTTTGGGAGACCTGAAGTTATGGGGAATCACCACCATGATTTCGGAAGGCGGTGCCGAAATTGCCCTGACCCAAGCTGGATTACCCAGACATTATTTTGGAGAATCCGTCCAGGTTGAGATTCAAGAAGAGAACTTATGTCTCCAGGCGGTTATTACTCAGATTCAGCAGCGGGAAGATGATTACCCGATTGTCCAGCTGAAATTTGCCGAGGTAACGACGCCCCAATACCGCAGGTTAGTCGAAATGCTGTTCTGTCGACCTGGTCAGTGGAAAAGCCCTCAGGCCCCTGGGGAGTTACAGTCCCTCTACTTACTCGTCAAGAGCTTCTTCACTCCCCGGATCCTATTTGATCGACAAAGGAAGATCAACCCGGTGGAAGTTGCCAAAACCTAA
- a CDS encoding DUF4079 domain-containing protein, whose translation MTLNDVILLLHPVFAVVVVFPLIGMVLNRSILTRRRRLQTSPGKSKIPPQVGPEHVQMGRWLTGSVVGLALLGLAAPISRKIMETQLWTTNPFQVVFIVCMFLATIGSLVLLYRAKPWYWRATFAGLTSLGVIVLGLQDGVFRRDDEWFVSHFYYGMIATVLMILSLAMVQDIYRDRTQVWRRIHILLNCVATLLFLGQGITGTRDLLEIPLSWQKPHLYRCDFANQTCPDVSSQLPMVSPPLV comes from the coding sequence ATGACCCTCAATGATGTCATTCTATTACTGCACCCTGTTTTTGCCGTGGTTGTGGTCTTCCCACTGATTGGTATGGTATTAAACCGTTCGATTTTGACTCGTCGCCGACGGCTCCAGACATCTCCGGGAAAAAGTAAAATTCCTCCTCAGGTAGGCCCCGAACATGTGCAGATGGGGCGTTGGCTAACCGGATCGGTGGTGGGCTTGGCCCTGTTGGGCTTGGCTGCTCCCATTAGCCGCAAGATTATGGAAACACAGCTGTGGACCACGAACCCGTTTCAGGTGGTATTTATCGTCTGCATGTTCCTGGCGACGATTGGTTCCCTCGTCCTGCTCTATCGGGCTAAGCCCTGGTATTGGCGAGCAACCTTCGCTGGATTAACCAGTCTGGGGGTGATTGTCCTGGGGTTGCAAGATGGAGTATTCCGCCGGGATGATGAGTGGTTTGTGTCTCATTTTTACTATGGCATGATTGCCACGGTACTGATGATTCTGTCTTTGGCCATGGTGCAAGACATTTATCGCGATCGCACCCAAGTATGGCGACGGATCCATATTCTCCTCAACTGTGTGGCCACTCTACTCTTTCTGGGACAAGGTATCACCGGCACCCGCGATCTCTTGGAAATTCCGTTAAGCTGGCAAAAGCCCCATCTCTATCGCTGTGATTTTGCCAATCAAACCTGTCCCGATGTTAGTAGCCAGCTTCCTATGGTTAGTCCACCGTTGGTATGA
- a CDS encoding SDR family NAD(P)-dependent oxidoreductase: protein MSESNALVIGASQGIGLGFVQHLLQRPHIQTIYATYRSQDSAVGLLTLAAQYPERVSCIAVDITEEAQIAACCDQIQSEGVLLHWVINCVGILHEGDLQPEKGLRQLNAEQLTRYFQVNSIGAALWAKHLLPLLKHDHPSLFATISAKIGSIGDNHLGGWYGYRASKAALNMLMRTASIEYRRRSPQTIVVTLHPGTTDTKLSKPFQRNVPPEKLFSIDRTVTQLLAVLDGLGKEDSGQFFSWDGSLLPW, encoded by the coding sequence ATGAGTGAGTCCAATGCCCTGGTGATTGGGGCCAGTCAAGGCATTGGCTTAGGGTTTGTTCAGCATCTGCTCCAACGGCCCCACATTCAAACCATTTATGCCACCTACCGCTCCCAAGACTCAGCTGTAGGATTGCTCACGCTGGCGGCCCAATATCCAGAACGGGTGTCCTGCATTGCCGTAGATATTACTGAAGAAGCACAAATAGCAGCTTGCTGTGACCAGATTCAATCTGAGGGTGTTCTGCTCCACTGGGTGATTAACTGCGTGGGCATTCTCCATGAAGGGGATCTACAGCCTGAGAAAGGATTGCGGCAGCTCAATGCTGAACAGTTAACGCGATATTTCCAAGTCAATAGTATTGGGGCAGCTCTATGGGCTAAACATCTATTGCCGTTGTTGAAACATGATCATCCCAGTCTCTTTGCGACTATCTCGGCCAAGATTGGCAGTATTGGCGATAACCATTTAGGGGGATGGTATGGGTATCGAGCCTCCAAAGCCGCCTTGAATATGCTGATGCGAACTGCTTCGATTGAGTATCGTCGTCGCAGTCCTCAAACCATTGTGGTCACACTACACCCAGGCACGACGGATACCAAACTCTCCAAACCTTTTCAGCGAAATGTCCCACCGGAAAAGCTGTTTTCGATTGATCGGACCGTCACTCAGCTCTTGGCTGTTCTGGACGGACTGGGAAAAGAAGACAGTGGCCAGTTCTTTTCCTGGGATGGTAGTCTGTTGCCTTGGTAG
- a CDS encoding metal ABC transporter solute-binding protein, Zn/Mn family, with amino-acid sequence MTTSFLKRQFDSWAWVIGGLFLGLSLVGCTGNQDTDQSGKPKVVATNTILQDWTAEVAGDEVELVGILQPGADPHVYEPVPADNLRIEQADLIFYNGYNLEPGLIKLIESTQKSKVFAVGEVVTPLDFDYEGKREPDPHVWGDAKNAIKMVNAIRDQLIELSPEDKEEFTQNAAEFTKELAAVDQWIGQQMQTIPPQQRQLVTTHDAFQYYAKAYDLTVAGTLIGMSTEEQPSAQTVKRLSDDIKEAKVPAIFAETTINPALIKTVAAEAKVKLAEQELYSDSIGAPGTEADTYIKMLQVNTRTIVEALGGNYTEFQAALSEKKE; translated from the coding sequence ATGACAACTTCCTTCCTAAAGCGCCAATTTGACTCCTGGGCATGGGTGATCGGCGGATTATTTCTGGGGTTGAGTTTGGTTGGATGTACCGGAAATCAGGACACTGACCAATCAGGGAAGCCCAAGGTTGTCGCGACCAACACGATTTTGCAAGACTGGACGGCAGAAGTCGCCGGGGATGAAGTTGAATTGGTGGGTATCCTACAGCCAGGGGCAGACCCCCACGTTTATGAGCCCGTCCCGGCGGATAATTTAAGAATTGAACAAGCCGATCTGATTTTCTACAATGGCTACAACTTGGAACCAGGCTTGATTAAGCTAATTGAATCGACCCAGAAATCTAAAGTGTTTGCTGTGGGGGAAGTGGTGACGCCCCTGGATTTCGATTATGAGGGTAAGCGAGAGCCCGATCCTCATGTTTGGGGCGATGCCAAAAATGCCATCAAAATGGTGAACGCCATTCGCGACCAGCTAATTGAGCTATCCCCGGAGGATAAAGAAGAATTTACTCAAAATGCAGCTGAATTCACGAAAGAACTGGCAGCGGTGGATCAATGGATTGGCCAACAGATGCAAACTATTCCCCCGCAACAACGACAGTTAGTCACGACCCATGATGCCTTTCAATACTATGCCAAAGCCTATGACCTCACGGTCGCTGGGACCCTGATTGGCATGAGTACGGAAGAGCAGCCCAGTGCTCAAACCGTCAAACGGCTTTCGGATGATATTAAAGAAGCCAAGGTACCGGCTATTTTTGCGGAAACCACCATTAACCCAGCCTTGATCAAAACCGTGGCGGCGGAAGCCAAGGTAAAGCTAGCGGAGCAAGAGCTGTACTCAGATTCCATTGGTGCCCCGGGAACTGAAGCCGATACTTATATCAAGATGCTTCAGGTGAATACTCGCACAATTGTGGAAGCGTTAGGGGGCAACTACACCGAATTTCAGGCAGCATTATCCGAAAAAAAGGAATAA